A stretch of DNA from Cryptomeria japonica chromosome 4, Sugi_1.0, whole genome shotgun sequence:
AAATTTAACATCAGGGACTAGAGGAAAATTTCTGTAGTTTGATTCTTTTATATACAACTCGTTCCCATCTACATAACATTCCTTTTGAATTGCTAAGACCTGTCTGATGCGTATGTTTTCTCTAGCCTTGCTCATTCACATACTTCGTTTTCTTCAATCAGCAttccttttttttcttcttgtttttctctgCTCAAAGCATTGAGTCCTCTCGCAGCCAATTGTCCAACTCAACATTTAAAATCTGAAGCAGCCCTTAAGACATCACATTTGTTGTCACATCTATTACTAAAGCAATGCATTCTAAAACACATGCACACATTTGGCCTAAGTATGAGACACAACTCCTGTTGCATGATATGCAGCCTTGTAGTTTACATATAGAGCTTCTATTGCCTTTTTTGCAGAATCATATTTACAAGGACTATCCTATAGCAACTTGGTTTGGGTCTATTGAAAAATGTTAATAATTTGTAAACATTACTGCATATGATTTGAAATGAATAAGAGCTTGTATCCTTCTTGTAGCATTCCTCGAGAGAGGAAGGTGATATGAACAACAAATGACACAAAACTAAGTGAAAAATTGAATATATAAACCATTACTGTTTTGGGTGAGACTGGATAGCCTGTAAACCCAGATGCTCTTGCTTGCATCAAAGACTATGAACAACACAGTTGTAACAGGCAAAAGATAGCCTAAAACCAGCATACTATGAGTGACCCTCCTTACAATTATGTACAATCAATATATGATCTTCCTTGAGTCTCCCATTCTTGAAATATGAGAAAACAATTGATGAATTGGAAGATTAGATGATGAAAACTCTTTGTATCCCAAGTTTTGTTTGAACAGCGACAAATTTATCATTTGTGTCTGGAGGTGTTTGCAAACTTACTGGGGCTTTCAGGAATTCGGCAGGATGTCTACAAACTCGCCTTGGAAGTAGAAGTTTCACCATTTTACCTACTCCGGGTCATTCTAAGGTCTGCAACTTGTTTTGAAGACTCTCATAGATGTCCCATACCACCCTAAAGACTCCTCTGACATTTATGGTCTGCATCTTGCTGAAATGAGACGAATCATGATCATCTACGTTAATTGCAAATGTCAATGAACACAAAATACCATGACCCCAAAGGCCCGATGCCTTTGGATCCATTTTTTATCAACCTTCCTAGGTAGTTGtaaaatagtttatttatttaattcttagttTGATTTATGTTAAGTATATTTGGTCTAGGAAGGGTGTTTCACATGTTATCATATTGTTTTAAATTGGATCATGTCCACTTTTCATCCAGGCTACGTGCCATATAGTTATTATGGTCAATGGAATCCAATGCATGACTGAAATCCATGGAAGACATAATAGGAGTTCTTTCCATGTCCTTCAATCCCCAATGCGAGTGCTCAAGCCATAGATTTTTCTGTAATGCTCTTGATGTGTCCAAGATATTTAAATAGATGCATCCACTTGTGATCTATAAGGTGTTCCTGAGAGCAATTTGGATTGCAACTTAAGCAGCTTCTCCTGCACAAATCCTTAATTAATTTTATCTCAATTTTCAAGACAGTCTTATTAATCTTGAGATGGAAGCTTTTGAGAGCCAAGTTGGCCAATTAAAGGATGGCAGAGGTACCTAATGCTGTATTAGCTTTGAAATTGGTTGCATTATATCTGTATCTTCATTTTCTTGGAAGAAATATTAGATTTAAAGCAATGCTAGCTTTTTTTTGAGCTTTGTATCTTTATATGATGCTTGTCTATCTATATTTCAAAAAGGGAacctgaaaaacaataaattaaaagAGGATGCTTACCCTTGGGCATAGTTTCATCGTTGGATCATCAACAGTTTTGAACCACAGTGCTATCTAGGAAGTTATGAACACATTTACAAGGGTATAAAAGTGGGCAAGTCAACATTCTCCTAAGAGGTTATAGTATATACAGGATTGCCTGTTACATGGGAAGAATGATGGTATATTAAATGAGAAGAGGAAGCTGAAAGTTGGGGGCACAACAATTGGTGCTTCCAAAGTATATGATGGAAACTTCAACCATATTAACATTATAATTAATGTAAATATTGATGGTTGAGTACACAGCTTGTTTCTAAACAATAATCTTGGTAGATTGTTCTTTCCCCATAGATTAGGATCCATAAAACAGTTTCCTCCATAACTGACATTTTGGATATTTTGTAATAGATCCATCCTCACATGGTTGGAGTGCAACAGGCTCGTATGCCACTGCAACTTGAAACAGAAGAAGAGCCTGTCTACGTCAATGCAAAACAATATCATGGAATTCTACGACGCAGACAATCACGAGCCAAGGCAGAGTCGGAAAATAAAGTCGTGAAAGTGAGAAAGGTATAGTAAAGTTATCTTTATCGCTAATGTCTGATTATTTTTGCAGATAATTATGATAGAACCAAAATCACTCATAATCATGGTCTTTTTTGGCACAAAACATTTCTTTTCCAAGCATATGCAGGCTGAATGCTCATTACTACTGactaattttgatttgatttgtaaTTTATTCCTTTTGTCCTATCTGTTCTCTTTGGTGTATGCAAAGTCTACATATTATGTCAAGTCTAGGTAGAAGAATTGGGATATTGATTGATTGTTAGAATCCTTACTTATTGAAATATCTGGAAGTCTCTCATTCTATGTTGTTTACAGCCATACCTGCACGAATCTCGTCATCTTCATGCAATGAGAAGAGCAAGGGGATGTGGAGGCCGTTTTCTCAACACAAAAAAGCTAGAGGAATCAAAAGAAAAAACTGGCAATGCAAAGGGAACAGAGGGAGTTGTGGCACATACTGGAAGTTTTTCAAGACCTCAACCCTTTCAGAATGAAAATGGAAATATTAGCATTTCACAGGATGTCCAAGGTAGAACTTTAGGAATGTCAAGCTCAGAAGTCATGAGCATGGCACAATCCCATACTGATGGAAAAAGCTACATTTACACACACAAACATGGAATCTATCTAAACGAGCACCAAGACCAACACTTACATGTATCTGCTTTCCAATCTCGTACGAGTGGAAGTCATGACAGTGCAAGTCAGGATGGTGGGGCTCTTGCGTCAAATGGATCCCAACAGAAGGCTGTTGTGATCCGCTAAAACCTAGAGATAAAAGAATCTCTGTACTGTCTCTCATATGCTTTCTTTGCATTTGGGAGTCTTGTCAGAAAGCTGGATGGAACAACCCGTTGCATTAAGACATTCTAATAGTGTTCTGTAGTGCTTCAGGGTTGCATCTGATGCTTTCTACGGCAATTCATTCTTGGCTGTTTTTCCTTGGTTACTATGGACTTAATCATCAGGTCCTACTGGAGTGAGGAACCATTCCAACCTGTCACTTGCCAACTACAACAGTTTAGTTGGCCCTTTCATGGTTTGAATTAAAAGATACATTTGTGATATGAAATGCCAAATTTATTTCTAGTAATTTATAAAACTTAACCGCTAAGAACTGCTGCATACCTATCATCTGAATTCTGAATTATTAAATCTGATGTTATTTCTACCAACAAGTTGCTAGACATGAAACATACTGAACTGATAATAGCTGTATAATATATCTATCTTATGTTGGGACAGTTGTGCGTTTTGTGCTTCTTTGATGGTTGTTTTTTAAACTCATATTTTCAATATCTCTTCTATCTATGGTCTGTTATGATTTCTTTGACTATTTAAATCCCCAGATTCGCTAATAAAGTTTAGATTCATATTTAATATCTGAGATGTGAAAAATTTAGCAATAGTTATCATCCCTCTGTCATTCAATATTCTTGCAGAAACATTTAGTTCAGGTATCTTCAGtgcttttcatgattcttcttgtAATTGGGACTCAAAGGAAATCAATTTAGGTTTATGTGAAGGCACCCTAGATActgttattatttcttttgatagAGGTCTATAAAGTTTATGTTTCATTTAGGAATAAAAGTAGAAACAATTTTGTTGTTAAGGTGGGTAGAAACGCTCTGCATTGTTCTGGGTTTGGAAATTTGGGTGAATGATAATTTGTTGCaaaatattttagtttttattAGAATGCTTAATCATATTTAATGATGCTCTTTATACATGGTGCTTTAGTCATGGTAATTTGAATTTTATGCCATCTTTTTCCCTTAGAAACTTGTTTCAACTCTGTTTTGGTTAGTTAATTTGAACTTTGTCCCTTTTTTATTTCGTGAAACTTATCTCAACTTTCCACAGCAGTTCTGCTTACCTTTTTATGGTAAACTTCTCCCAACTTTCCACAACAGTTCCAGCCACCCGACGGATTTTCTAGATGGTAAATTTGAACTCTAGATTGAATCTATTTCAAACAATATTTGATTAATTGTGTGTTGATGGAATTGTCTTCAGCTCTTTATTTCTGTTTTGAGCAAAGATATGCTGTTTTAATAGTGCACAGCCATTAAATCCTAGGTATCGTATAACATGAATCTAGAACCCTAAATCAAAGGTACACCTATACAGATTAATGAGAATATATGATACAAACTAACTATATTTGTTAATAGCTTTTATGTAGAACATgtattttgtgttcttgaaattACTATATGTCCTCAAATGAGTTTCACCAATATGTAATGCTGTTATATTGTATTAGAATACACTAAAATCAATGTGCTTAAAAACACTGGACTGACTTAAGTGGACCGTTTTAACATTTGCTTTTTTGGTTTAACACCATATTCCTGGATCTGCTATGTCTTTTCTTAATCTGTTAACTCGTTGCTGAATATGTTTACCTGTTATACAGTCATTAGAATACATTAAAATGCTGTTATAAAGTTATTGTTTTAATACATTAAAATCATGGTGTTGAAAACAACGGAATTCACAAAGGACTCTTAAAACCTTATCAATTATTTTGGTCGTGACTGGATGAACTGTTTGCTTGCTCATTTAGAGGGTTGATTGTGGTTGATCATGTGATTATTATGTCAGTGTTTATTAAGAGAAACCTAAAATAGATGAACTCCAAAGCtataggaattttccttgcaattttttagAAAAATGGCATTGTAAAGATCGAGCGTCTGTATCTATTAAATTAACAGCACATGTAATCTCAGAAGAAAAAACATTcctttttaatgttattttcagtCATCCCAGTTATTTTGAACTTGATAATATTGGTAGAAACATTTAATCAAAgctataagatttccacaatccattcaaatcttGTATgcagtttttggatttgattgtgagaAATTTTTGaccatcaacgtttcaaatcacactccgtgattcattaTTAGGATGTAAGAGAGTTCAAAGAGTTGAAATAATCACTCCTTAACTTTCttgcatcctgatgatgaatcatggagtgatTCAAAATGTTGTTGGTCAAAAatttctcacacaatcaaatccagaaactgcaTACAAGAAACGCTTGGTATGAAGGTGAAAACATTAAATTTACAGAAGCAACCTGTCTTGATAATATAAATAGTCATTGGAAAACATTGGATTAATAAAAGGAAGGATTTGTTTTTGATAATATAAAAAACTTGATTcaatgttggatattattttcatGATATAAAATTTAATGTAAATTGTACCCGAGTCACCAATGCCTAACATTAAAAACAACAATTTCCTTTTTGTTTGCCTCGAgtagatgaaaggatttctttttCTATTCTCTACCACTTACTTATTTTGTCTTTGATTGGACGAACAGTTTTCTTGTTCTTTTAGAGGGTGGATTGTGTTCAGCAATGTGAATATTTTGTGtagtattaatgaaaaagaaatGGATGAATCCCAAAGGTA
This window harbors:
- the LOC131054106 gene encoding nuclear transcription factor Y subunit A-10 isoform X1, translated to MMTMHADYGGQGAHVGGQSASPGVVWWGGLRSHGFQNGVNVAKVDRSGGGVFEVAKQVGLQLPLSSPMQGISQSHPEGEGVQLGSKRVHVMATHSGYDQSNGNATQNQHLAAKAISSASSEYIFPHHQLELGHSIARASYPYTDPFYGGILTYGAQAMIHPHMVGVQQARMPLQLETEEEPVYVNAKQYHGILRRRQSRAKAESENKVVKVRKPYLHESRHLHAMRRARGCGGRFLNTKKLEESKEKTGNAKGTEGVVAHTGSFSRPQPFQNENGNISISQDVQGRTLGMSSSEVMSMAQSHTDGKSYIYTHKHGIYLNEHQDQHLHVSAFQSRTSGSHDSASQDGGALASNGSQQKAVVIR